In a genomic window of Vigna angularis cultivar LongXiaoDou No.4 chromosome 6, ASM1680809v1, whole genome shotgun sequence:
- the LOC108319762 gene encoding AT-hook motif nuclear-localized protein 19, with product MTNNSMPISVCGDSDCESSWDHQTSSSHCPHLPSLPPPTTNQQWQNLPLATPPSKKPRGRPPGSKNKPKYTLPQPSIKILIVNVAPGHDIIETIINIARRSHVSLSILSASGIITTVTLRHVPSGSSAVMLHGPFNLLSLTGSYLHNNQYSLLPGATPPRSLSFGIHLSTSHGRVFGGLVGGRVVAGDDVILTISTFENPEIYKYGFEDQERGDHDDSNINNNKTCDHNPSNFNKGGDLPTLNSANFGIHGW from the coding sequence ATGACAAACAACTCCATGCCAATCTCAGTATGCGGAGACTCAGATTGCGAATCCTCTTGGGACCACCAAACTAGCTCCTCTCATTGTCCTCACCTTCCATCGCTACCACCACCGACCACAAACCAACAATGGCAGAATCTCCCTCTTGCTACTCCACCCTCAAAGAAGCCACGTGGCAGACCTCCAGGCTCCAAGAACAAGCCCAAATACACTCTCCCACAACCCTCCATAAAGATTCTCATTGTCAATGTCGCTCCAGGACATGACATCATTGAAACCATTATTAACATCGCTCGGCGCTCCCATGTCAGCCTCTCCATCCTTAGTGCCTCCGGTATCATCACCACCGTCACCCTCCGCCATGTCCCCAGTGGTTCCTCCGCCGTCATGCTCCATGGACCCTTCAACTTACTTTCCCTCACTGGCTCCTACTTACACAATAACCAATACTCCCTTCTCCCCGGAGCCACCCCTCCTCGTTCCTTATCCTTTGGCATACACCTCTCCACCTCTCATGGTCGAGTCTTCGGTGGCCTCGTCGGCGGTAGGGTCGTCGCCGGTGACGATGTCATTTTGACTATTTCTACCTTCGAGAACcctgaaatttataaatacggttttgaagatcaagaaagAGGTGATCATGATGACAGTAacatcaacaacaataaaacTTGTGACCATAACCCTAGTAATTTCAACAAGGGTGGCGACTTGCCAACGTTGAACTCTGCTAATTTCGGAATCCATGGGTGGTGA
- the LOC108319779 gene encoding ABC transporter G family member 23, with product MAACLNPPRLSTTEDDSVILFSTSNSPEESISASSSSFHHSPPPSQQQFRTAYKLSVRNLSYTLKPNKRTFLSFCHQSKKPEPLSILNSISFVARSSEIVAVAGPSGTGKSTLLRIMAGRVKDEDFDPKSISINDQPMTSPAQLRKTCGFVAQEDNLLPMLTVRETLLFSAKFRLKEMTPKDRELRVESLLQELGLLHVADSFVGDEDNRGISGGERKRVSIGVDMIHNPPILLLDEPTSGLDSTSALQVIELLSSIVKANHRIVVLSIHQPSYRILQCVSKFLILSHGSVVHNGSLEQLEETISKLGFQIPTQLNALEFSMEIIRGLEDSSSKYESSIIEEKEPFPHLLWPEEENCGGVQIVQSQFTKESFSSLCYAYLIEILVLCSRFWKIIYRTKQLFLARTMQALVGGFGLGSVYIKVTRDEEGIAERLGLFAFSLSFLLSSTVEALPIYLQERSVLMKEASRGAYRISSYMIANTFVFLPFLFVVSTLFAVPVYWLVGLNPSLSAFSFFTFVVWLIVLMASSLVLFLSAVSPDFISGNSLICTVLGAFFLFSGYFIPKESIPKYWLFLYYVSLYRYPLDALLTNEYWNVRNECFSHQIEGSQCLITGFDVLKSRGLERDNRWINVGIMLAFFLLYRVLCWIILARKASKTTI from the coding sequence ATGGCAGCGTGCTTGAATCCACCTAGGCTATCTACCACTGAAGATGACTCTGTGATACTCTTCTCAACTTCTAATTCTCCTGAGGAATCCATTagtgcttcttcttcctctttccacCACTCACCGCCACCATCACAGCAACAATTCAGAACTGCATATAAGCTTTCTGTGAGAAATCTCTCCTACACTTTGAAGCCTAACAAGAgaactttcctttcattttgTCACCAGAGTAAAAAACCAGAGCCCTTAAGTATACTCAACTCAATCTCTTTTGTTGCCAGAAGTTCTGAGATTGTTGCTGTGGCTGGTCCTAGTGGAACAGGAAAGTCTACCCTTCTGCGAATCATGGCAGGAAGGGTAAAAGATGAAGACTTTGATCCTAAAAGTATTTCAATCAATGATCAGCCTATGACTAGTCCAGCTCAGTTGAGAAAGACATGCGGCTTTGTGGCACAAGAGGACAATTTGCTTCCTATGCTGACTGTGAGAGAAACTTTGTTGTTTAGTGCAAAGTTTAGGCTAAAAGAAATGACCCCAAAAGATAGAGAGTTGAGGGTAGAAAGCTTGTTGCAAGAGCTAGGACTTTTACATGTTGCTGATAGTTTTGTTGGGGATGAAGATAATAGAGGGATATCTGGTGGAGAGAGGAAAAGGGTGTCAATTGGAGTTGACATGATTCACAATCCTCCAATTTTGCTCCTAGATGAGCCAACTTCAGGTCTAGACAGCACTTCAGCTTTGCAAGTCATTGAGTTACTGTCATCAATTGTTAAGGCAAATCATAGGATAGTGGTTCTTTCAATCCACCAACCCAGCTATAGAATATTGCAGTGTGTTTCCAAGTTCTTGATCCTCTCTCATGGTTCAGTTGTTCACAATGGTAGCCTAGAACAACTAGAGGAAACCATAAGTAAACTGGGATTTCAAATCCCAACACAGCTGAATGCTTTAGAATTCTCTATGGAAATTATACGAGGGTTGGAAGATTCCAGTTCCAAATATGAATCTTCCATCATTGAGGAAAAGGAGCCATTTCCACACCTCCTGTGGCCAGAGGAAGAAAACTGTGGTGGAGTCCAAATTGTCCAATCACAGTTTACCAAGGAAAGTTTTAGCAGTCTTTGCTATGCATACTTGATAGAGATACTGGTTTTGTGCTCAAGATTTTGGAAGATCATTTATAGAACAAAACAACTTTTCTTGGCCAGAACAATGCAAGCACTAGTTGGTGGCTTTGGTCTAGGAAGTGTTTATATAAAGGTAACAAGGGATGAAGAAGGAATTGCAGAAAGATTAGGTCTATTTGCATTCAGTCTTAGTTTTCTCCTCTCTTCTACAGTTGAAGCACTTCCAATATACCTTCAAGAGAGGAGTGTTTTGATGAAAGAAGCCTCAAGGGGAGCCTATAGGATTTCCTCTTACATGATAGCCAACACTTTTGTTTTCCTTCCTTTCTTGTTTGTGGTATCTACACTTTTTGCTGTTCCTGTGTACTGGCTTGTAGGCCTCAACCCTTCTCTTTCTgccttctccttcttcacttttGTGGTGTGGCTCATTGTGCTCATGGCAAGTTCTCTTGTGCTCTTCTTAAGTGCAGTGTCTCCTGATTTCATTTCAGGGAACTCTCTCATCTGCACAGTTCTTGGagccttcttcctcttctcagGATACTTCATTCCAAAGGAAAGCATCCCAAAGTATTGGCTTTTCTTGTACTATGTGTCCCTCTATAGGTACCCTTTGGATGCACTCCTCACAAATGAGTACTGGAATGTTAGAAATGAGTGCTTCTCTCATCAAATAGAGGGATCACAGTGCTTGATCACAGGGTTTGATGTGTTGAAGAGTAGAGGACTTGAAAGGGATAACAGGTGGATCAACGTGGGAATAATGCTGGCATTCTTTCTGTTGTATCGTGTGCTTTGTTGGATAATTCTTGCAAGAAAGGCCTccaaaacaacaatataa